A single window of Microplitis demolitor isolate Queensland-Clemson2020A chromosome 7, iyMicDemo2.1a, whole genome shotgun sequence DNA harbors:
- the LOC103570414 gene encoding uncharacterized protein DDB_G0292186-like — translation MISFLNRRAQLESTRAQTAPSKPINSGDRSRSTNSRSDARSQKAYMASTSSILCLYCNKNHYTNLCPKFFALNPSQRFEAAKKGGWCINCLRKGHRPPQCTSISCRNCQQKHHTLLHFDSRANNNKNHNNFHNNHNHANSNNNNNVNNRQNHQGNGDQTPEVSPSNLTSSSSVNMHVQVSSEAVLATAIVDILNKNGKVKICRVFLDAGSQPHFITESTAKFLNLERRTVNISVSGLDDISTNVNQSTSATIKSRHNQFQRNVKFLIVPQISTTMSSIQINQSSLEIPKNIP, via the coding sequence ATGATCAGCTTTTTGAATAGGCGAGCCCAACTCGAAAGTACACGAGCTCAGACGGCTCCTTCTAAGCCAATCAACTCGGGAGATCGATCAAGATCGACAAATTCTCGATCTGATGCGCGCTCTCAAAAGGCGTACATGGCTTCTACCTCTTCTATTCTGTGTCTCTATTGTAATAAGAATCATTATACTAATTTATGTCCTAAATTCTTTGCCTTAAATCCCTCTCAGCGATTCGAAGCCGCCAAGAAAGGAGGATGGTGTATCAATTGCCTTCGCAAAGGTCATCGTCCACCTCAATGTACCTCCATCAGTTGCCGTAATTGCCAACAAAAACATCACACTCTTCTGCATTTCGACTCGCGAGCTAATAATAACAAGAATCATaacaattttcataataatcataaccATGCAaacagcaataataataacaatgttaaTAATCGTCAAAATCATCAAGGCAACGGAGATCAAACCCCAGAGGTTTCACCCTCTAATCTTACAAGCTCTTCCAGCGTGAACATGCACGTGCAGGTCTCATCTGAAGCAGTCCTGGCTACAGCGATCGtcgatattttaaacaaaaacggAAAAGTCAAAATTTGCAGAGTATTTTTAGATGCAGGCTCTCAACCTCATTTTATTACTGAAAGCACAGCAAAGTTCCTAAACCTAGAGCGCAGGACGGTCAATATTTCAGTATCTGGTCTCGATGATATATCAACGAACGTTAATCAGTCTACTTCTGCAACTATAAAATCTCGTCACAATCAATTTCAAAGAAACGTTAAGTTTCTAATTGTACCTCAAATAAGCACGACCATGTCTTCCATTCAAATTAACCAATCTTCACTGGAAATTCCTAAAAATATTCCATGA